A genomic segment from Papilio machaon chromosome 20, ilPapMach1.1, whole genome shotgun sequence encodes:
- the LOC106712510 gene encoding uncharacterized protein LOC106712510 isoform X2: protein MFGLKLKYFLNSSNIIVRNLRNRRRPELTANPGLNKRVKAFQEQGIKIEDEDAEEFLEKSNSSFYNVGEAYNEHLNETLIGKYDLQHKIVKEKYFKENMPNLLTWSEKEQIRHLATTQPDEWTPQRIAESFPVTVPVKLLKYPWKPATEQRIARHDASAMRNWRELKEGNLNIPEDLRKHFLKFSERQIPPLNQKSIKVDLTQTEKLGEFEQIIQRCAQKDNTEKETEMSEKTQHNNNNERSNKKVIKDPQRMTLEDLTARIKERLESGSEVDTPDRIIIDTVHTEKSKLLNNKEIDLISYKQETDLKEYKESDKSITAIDYPERIRIPKKAYKKGATYKIKDCYYDHDGRFLYRVLGLSE from the exons atgtttggtttaaaattaaagtattttttaaattcgtccAACATAATTGTAAGAAACTTAAGAAATAGGCGGCGTCCAGAGCTTACTGCAAACCCGGGATTGAATAAAAGAGTAAAAGCATTTCAAGAGCAGGGAATTAAGATCGAAGATGAAGATGCCGAAGAATTTCTTGAAAAATCAAACAGCAGTTTCTATAAT GTTGGTGAAGCCTACAATgaacatttaaatgaaactttGATAGGAAAATATGACCTACAGCACAAAATTGTAAAAGAGAAGTATTTCAAAGAGAATATGCCAAATCTATTAACTTGGAGTGAAAAAGAACAAATTCGTCACCTAGCCACGACACAACCTGATGAATGGACACCACAAAGAATAGCAGAAAGTTTCCCTGTCACAGTACCAGTT aaattgttaaaatatccTTGGAAACCAGCCACTGAACAACGAATAGCACGCCATGATGCATCTGCTATGAGAAATTGGAGAGAACTTAAAGAGgggaatttaaatataccGGAGGATTTACGTAAACACTTCTTGAAATTTTCTGAACGGCAAATACCTCCTCTCaatcaaaaatcaattaaagtaGACTTAACACAAACAGAAAAATTAGGTGAATTTGAACAAATTATACAAAGGTGTGCACAAAAAGATAATACTGAAAAAGAAACAGAAATGTCTGAAAAAACACAGCACAACAATAACAATGAAAGGAgcaacaaaaaagtaataaaagatcCACAAAGAATGACATTAGAGGATTTAACTGCAAGAATAAAGGAGAGACTAGAAAGTGGAAGTGAAGTGGATACTCCAGATAGAATAATTATAGACACTGTACATACAGAGaaatcaaaacttttaaataataaggaaattgatttgataagttataaacaagaaactgatttaaaagaatataaagaaTCTGATAAATCAATAACTGCAATAGATTATCCAGAAAGGATAAGAATTCCTAAAAAAGCTTATAAAAAAGGTGCCACTTACAAAATAAAGGATTGCTATTACGATCATGATGgaagatttttatatagagTTTTAGGTTTATCAGAATAA
- the LOC106712510 gene encoding uncharacterized protein LOC106712510 isoform X1 has product MFGLKLKYFLNSSNIIVRNLRNRRRPELTANPGLNKRVKAFQEQGIKIEDEDAEEFLEKSNSSFYNVGEAYNEHLNETLIGKYDLQHKIVKEKYFKENMPNLLTWSEKEQIRHLATTQPDEWTPQRIAESFPVTVPVVKKLLKYPWKPATEQRIARHDASAMRNWRELKEGNLNIPEDLRKHFLKFSERQIPPLNQKSIKVDLTQTEKLGEFEQIIQRCAQKDNTEKETEMSEKTQHNNNNERSNKKVIKDPQRMTLEDLTARIKERLESGSEVDTPDRIIIDTVHTEKSKLLNNKEIDLISYKQETDLKEYKESDKSITAIDYPERIRIPKKAYKKGATYKIKDCYYDHDGRFLYRVLGLSE; this is encoded by the exons atgtttggtttaaaattaaagtattttttaaattcgtccAACATAATTGTAAGAAACTTAAGAAATAGGCGGCGTCCAGAGCTTACTGCAAACCCGGGATTGAATAAAAGAGTAAAAGCATTTCAAGAGCAGGGAATTAAGATCGAAGATGAAGATGCCGAAGAATTTCTTGAAAAATCAAACAGCAGTTTCTATAAT GTTGGTGAAGCCTACAATgaacatttaaatgaaactttGATAGGAAAATATGACCTACAGCACAAAATTGTAAAAGAGAAGTATTTCAAAGAGAATATGCCAAATCTATTAACTTGGAGTGAAAAAGAACAAATTCGTCACCTAGCCACGACACAACCTGATGAATGGACACCACAAAGAATAGCAGAAAGTTTCCCTGTCACAGTACCAGTTGTAaag aaattgttaaaatatccTTGGAAACCAGCCACTGAACAACGAATAGCACGCCATGATGCATCTGCTATGAGAAATTGGAGAGAACTTAAAGAGgggaatttaaatataccGGAGGATTTACGTAAACACTTCTTGAAATTTTCTGAACGGCAAATACCTCCTCTCaatcaaaaatcaattaaagtaGACTTAACACAAACAGAAAAATTAGGTGAATTTGAACAAATTATACAAAGGTGTGCACAAAAAGATAATACTGAAAAAGAAACAGAAATGTCTGAAAAAACACAGCACAACAATAACAATGAAAGGAgcaacaaaaaagtaataaaagatcCACAAAGAATGACATTAGAGGATTTAACTGCAAGAATAAAGGAGAGACTAGAAAGTGGAAGTGAAGTGGATACTCCAGATAGAATAATTATAGACACTGTACATACAGAGaaatcaaaacttttaaataataaggaaattgatttgataagttataaacaagaaactgatttaaaagaatataaagaaTCTGATAAATCAATAACTGCAATAGATTATCCAGAAAGGATAAGAATTCCTAAAAAAGCTTATAAAAAAGGTGCCACTTACAAAATAAAGGATTGCTATTACGATCATGATGgaagatttttatatagagTTTTAGGTTTATCAGAATAA
- the LOC106712506 gene encoding hsp70-Hsp90 organizing protein 3 produces MDESKKEPQTLSVEELKNKGNECVKDGKFIEAVLHYTHAIKMDPSNYVLYSNRSFAFLNLDQHYLSLQDANETVKLQPQWAKGYFRRAEVEAASGLYDEAIVSYTIALKLDPQNPKLMESIKNITDMQKQKIQSNQNTIWICTCLGFIVGIAVVILDYCCTTNPTLGHPFSMVAFSIALAGLGWSIGKSVTLMNTWGAGKSLQPPEELIGSDNANKETAQPEKKPKYSKAQARQRFKQGRL; encoded by the exons atggacGAATCAAAAAAAGAACCTCAAACACTAAGTGTCGAAGAACTTAAAAACAAGGGCAACGAATGTGTAAAAGATGGGAAATTCATTGAAGCGGTTTTACATTATACACATGCTATTAAAATGGATCCTAGcaattatgttttgtatagTAATAGGTCATTTGCATTCCTGAATCTGGACCaacattatttatcattacaaGATGCAAATGAAACTGTGAAATTACAACCTCAATGGGCAAAG GGTTACTTTCGTCGTGCTGAAGTTGAAGCTGCTAGTGGGCTGTATGATGAAGCAATTGTGTCATACACTATAGCTTTAAAACTTGACCCTCAAAACCCGAAACTGATGGAgtccattaaaaatataactgatATGCAAAAGCAGAAGATACAAA GTAATCAAAACACTATTTGGATATGCACATGTTTGGGATTCATTGTTGGTATAGCAGTTGTTATACTGGATTACTGTTGCACAACCAATCCCACATTAGGG caTCCTTTCAGTATGGTTGCATTTTCAATAGCATTAGCGGGTTTAGGCTGGTCTATTGGAAAGTCTGTAACATTGATGAATACATGGGGCGCAGGCAAGTCACTCCAGCCACCTGAGGAATTAA TTGGAAGTGACAATGCAAATAAAGAAACTGCACAACCAGAAAAGAAACCAAAATATAGTAAAGCGCAAGCAAGACAGAGGTTTAAACAAGGAAGACTTTAG
- the LOC106712515 gene encoding integrator complex subunit 3 homolog produces MEQAKVNIPKLFVCTVIENKDEIEERYERAYTFLQSLIADCSEKEAHDALNNAVCKNHEDISLGMLLSILTEPHNATKCYRDLTLITRDGLTCVLNNLSNLILERYLRFHDTTRNQLLWLIKEMMRNAVTGVDNVCWNLMRYASGGDITPKNIYLVESLLDIYIENKVWLEKFPMLICMVVYTYLRLIEDHNVPHLMALRQKEVNFVITLIREHFTDVLSLGRDLVRLLQNVARIPEFHQLWQDILTNPRSLCPNFTSVLQILNTRTSRRYLQSRITPDMERKLVFLTSQVRFGHHKKYQEWFQRQYLATPESQSLRSDMIRFIVGVIHPTNELLCSDIIPRWAVIGWLLTTCTSNVAASNAKLALFYDWLFYDPDKDNIMNIEPAILVMHHSMRSHPAVTATLLDFLCRIIPNYYPPFSDKVRQGIFNSLQQIIEKRVLPNLQPLFDSPKLDRELRTTVRETFKEFCSNSNGEGASGVREEGLDDLPKMESDEPAFSDDEDEPHNNLTEDTDDDDIPLSEVRARERPELAAALPLILRPFAETLLDERSTTATKAFINACGSPMPTASSLADLFAAIFQDAPPVKITSNPTPTELEAVLDSPVFAMFTYLTEGTEAKRKLVLDIFKEIHVQSSFQNIGFCLLFYLKVCYERDRKAERDGGRKKNVKFKVDVYKNYCNYLELKLADNLAYDFEKCQESDANLLVWLIPDIYREFKDQAQNHIKLLNVIVSTLDAVQLQRLVCLTLQGTLMMFKSDDITTMLSTSLGWETFEQYCLWQLLTAHDISVEDVLPIIPKLSYKGHAEAVTSVLLMLKQERPTADVLRQMFCRTVDDDDTFVVSTIMYWCQDFEDKVGDLLSVLLSTRYPGTSPNKRKRPGKQSIPPNAPPSAEQVLGHLEQIRVRCVEQEDMSIFNMECMQKALQHSQSNSSDSLRRQYSQLFSLAWEDELPISRRARKLISNSLPLNQNLHSSNEDSEEEEIVKPKQAKRRKKAISDSE; encoded by the exons aTGGAACAGGCAAAGGTTAACATACCTAAACTTTTTGTGTGCACTGTTATTGAAAACAAGGATGAAATTGAAGAG AGATATGAAAGAGCGTACACTTTTTTGCAGTCCCTAATAGCTGATTGTAGCGAGAAGGAGGCTCACGATGCACTAAATAATGCTGTTTGTAAGAATCATGAAGACATATCACTTGGAATGCTCCTGTCCATTCTCACTGAACCACACAATGCAACCAAATGCTACAGAGATCTAACACTTATTACTAGAGATGGATTAACGTGTGTGCTTAACAATTTGTCAAATTTGATTTTAGAAAGATATTTGAGATTTCATGATACTACAAGGAATCAGCTGTTATGGcttataaaagaaatgatGAGGAACGCTGTTACGGGGGTTGATAATGTTTGTTGGAACCTAATGCGTTATGCATCAGGAGGAGATATAACAccaaaaaacatttatctagTAGAATCTCttttagatatttacattgaaaataaagtaTGGTTAGAGAAATTTCCCATGTTAATATGCATGGTTGTATATACATACTTGAGATTAATTGAAGATCACAATGTACCACATTTAATGGCATTGCGTCAAAAAgaagttaattttgtaataactcTTATAAGAGAACATTTCACAGATGTGTTATCTTTAGGACGAGATTTGGTGAGACTCCTCCAAAATGTGGCTCGCATTCCTGAATTCCATCAATTATGGCAAGACATTCTTACAAATCCCAGGTCGCTGTGTCCAAACTTTACAAGTGTCCTGCAAATACTGAACACAAGAACTTCAAGAAGGTATTTACAATCAAGGATAACACCAGATATGGAAAGAAAACTTGTTTTTCTTACTTCTCAAGTGAGATTTGGACACCATAAAAAGTACCAAGAATGGTTTCAAAGACAATATTTAGCCACCCCTGAATCTCAATCACTTCGGAGTGATATGATAAGATTCATTGTAGGTGTAATTCATCCAACAAATGAATTGCTGTGTTCGGACATCATTCCAAGATGGGCAGTTATTGGATGGCTTCTCACTACATGTACATCAAATGTGGCAGCATCTAATGCCAAACTTGCACTCTTTTATGACTGGTTATTCTATGATCCAGATAAAGATAACATAATGAATATTGAACCAGCAATCTTAGTAATGCATCATTCCATGAGATCACATCCAGCTGTTACAGCAACTTTGTTAGATTTCTTGTGTCGAATTATTCCAAATTATTATCCACCATTTTCAGATAAAGTTCGACAAGGAATATTTAATTCTCTCCAGCAAATTATTGAGAAAAGAGTTTTGCCAAATTTGCAACCATTATTTGATTCACCCAAATTAGATAGGGAATTACGAACAACTGTTAGAGAAACATTCAAGGAATTCTGTAGCAACAGCAATGGAGAAGGGGCTTCTGGTGTTCGTGAAGAAGGTCTTGATGATTTACCTAAGATGGAGTCAGATGAACCTGCATTTTCGGATGATGAAGATGAAcctcataataatttaacagaagacactgatgatgatgacatacCACTATCTGAAGTGAGAGCAAGGGAAAGACCAGAGTTGGCAGCAGCACTGCCATTAATTTTACGTCCCTTTGCAGAAACATTATTAGATGAAAGATCTACAACTGCAACTAAAGCTTTTATTAATGCATGTGGCAGTCCAATGCCAACAGCGTCCTCACTTGCAGATTTATTTGCAGCTATTTTTCAAGACGCTCCTCCTGTCAAAATCACTTCTAATCCTACACCCACAGAACTAGAAGCTGTACTGGATTCACCTGTCTTTGCAATGTTCACTTATTTAACTGAAGGAACAGAGGCAAAGCGAAAATTAGtactagatatttttaagGAGATCCATGTACAAAGTTCGTTTCAAAACATaggattttgtttattattttacttgaaagTATGTTACGAACGAGACAGAAAGGCAGAGCGAGATGgaggtagaaaaaaaaatgtgaaattcaaagttgatgtatataaaaattactgtaaTTACTTGGAACTGAAGCTAGCTGATAATTTGGCTTACGATTTTGAGAAGTGTCAAGAAAGTGATGCTAATCTATTGGTGTGGTTGATACCAGATATATATAGAGAATTCAAAGACCAAGCACAGAATCACATCAAACTGCTGAATGTGATAGTTTCAACTTTGGATGCAGTTCAATTACAGCGTCTTGTATGCCTCACACTGCAGGGCACTTTGATGATGTTCAAATCTGATGATATTACGACCATGCTTTCAACGAGTCTTGGATGGGAGACATTCGAACAATATTGTCTTTGGCAACTTTTAACGGCTCATGATATCTCTGTTGAAGATGTTTTACCAATCATTCCCAAGTTATCTTATAAAGGTCATGCTGAGGCCGTCACCTCGGTCTTGTTAATGTTGAAACAAGAGCGTCCGACTGCGGACGTTTTGCGACAAATGTTTTGTAGAACAGTGGATGATGACGATACATTTGTTGTCTCCACTATTATGTATTGGTGTCAAGACTTTGAGGACAAAGTTGGAGATTTACTTTCAGTGTTATTAAGCACTAGATACCCTGGCACAAGTCCAAATAAGAGAAAACGTCCTGGTAAACAGAGTATACCACCCAATGCACCACCTTCAGCGGAAcaa GTTTTAGGTCATTTGGAACAAATAAGGGTACGTTGTGTAGAGCAGGAAGATATGTCTATTTTCAACATGGAATGTATGCAAAAAGCTCTACAACACTCACAGTCCAATAGCAGTGACAGCTTACGA AGACAATATAGTCAGCTGTTCTCTCTGGCGTGGGAAGATGAACTACCAATATCAAGAAGAGCCCGaaagttaatttcaaattctttacctctaaatcaaaatttacatTCCTCAAATGAGGATAGTGag GAGGAAGAGATTGTGAAACCTAAACAAGCCAAAAGACGAAAAAAAGCAATTTCAGATAGTGAATGa